From a single Loigolactobacillus coryniformis subsp. coryniformis KCTC 3167 = DSM 20001 genomic region:
- a CDS encoding IS5 family transposase has product MAYRHSPLQLSFESFGAGLSTPLSPDNEWVQLAEVMPWKALDDAYQLEFTKNLGRAAKPFRMLYGAGLIQQRMGLTDRGVVAAIRDTPALQYFIGLSEYKAVAPFSYSSLAHFRKRIADISELITNIINDTVRAKIEALVPFKVDTVITDATAVPVKIKYPQDTVLLNLEAMAIDMAHQLGVPNPRMYKREAKHCWTAFSRHPKQQRGGFHKQVKAQLQYVRRDLRYINEFLDLGATLPEKQAIRLGVIRILFDQQWYMYTHKTHRVENRIVSLQQPYIRPIQRGKANAKVEFGAKIDCSLSEGVIDIERLDFNAFSEGKDFKETLDHYFDLHGHYPDEVLADTLYRNRENLKLCKDLGIRICGPKLGRHPKHVNTEQRRKDTDAENRRGAIERRFAFMKGSLGLDLVNTRTAESLAVKIDEAIVLSNVLALMRVFAIPIFVLAESEGVTYQIRYKFTTKVEDMVA; this is encoded by the coding sequence ATGGCATATCGTCACAGCCCGCTTCAACTATCATTTGAATCTTTTGGCGCTGGTCTAAGCACACCTCTTAGCCCAGATAACGAATGGGTTCAATTGGCGGAGGTTATGCCATGGAAGGCGCTCGATGACGCATACCAATTGGAGTTTACCAAGAATCTTGGCCGCGCTGCGAAGCCTTTTCGCATGCTTTATGGTGCTGGTTTGATTCAACAACGAATGGGGCTAACAGATCGTGGTGTAGTTGCGGCGATTCGGGATACACCGGCGCTTCAATACTTCATTGGTTTGTCTGAGTACAAAGCAGTGGCGCCATTCAGCTACTCCAGCTTGGCTCACTTTCGCAAGCGGATTGCCGACATTTCTGAGCTGATTACCAATATCATCAACGACACTGTCCGGGCTAAGATTGAAGCGTTGGTCCCGTTCAAGGTAGACACAGTCATCACTGATGCAACAGCGGTACCCGTTAAAATCAAGTATCCGCAAGATACTGTGTTGCTCAATCTTGAAGCGATGGCAATCGATATGGCACACCAATTGGGTGTGCCGAACCCACGCATGTATAAACGTGAAGCCAAACACTGTTGGACGGCGTTTTCGCGCCATCCAAAGCAACAACGCGGCGGCTTTCATAAGCAGGTCAAAGCACAATTGCAATACGTTCGTCGCGATCTGCGCTACATCAACGAGTTCTTAGACCTTGGGGCAACTTTGCCAGAAAAGCAGGCAATCCGCCTGGGAGTTATTCGGATCTTGTTTGACCAACAGTGGTACATGTATACCCATAAGACGCATCGCGTCGAAAATCGTATTGTCAGTCTCCAACAGCCATACATCCGCCCGATTCAGCGTGGCAAAGCAAATGCCAAAGTAGAATTCGGCGCGAAGATTGATTGTTCTCTAAGCGAAGGCGTAATCGATATCGAACGCTTAGACTTTAATGCCTTCTCTGAAGGCAAAGACTTTAAGGAGACCTTGGACCACTACTTTGACTTGCACGGACATTATCCTGATGAAGTACTAGCGGACACATTATATCGTAATCGAGAGAACCTGAAGCTATGCAAAGACTTAGGTATCCGCATCTGTGGTCCCAAATTGGGGCGTCATCCGAAACACGTTAACACTGAACAACGCCGAAAAGATACTGACGCCGAGAATCGACGAGGTGCCATAGAGCGCCGGTTTGCCTTTATGAAGGGTTCACTGGGGCTTGATTTGGTGAACACTCGAACCGCTGAATCGTTGGCCGTAAAGATCGATGAGGCAATCGTCCTGAGCAATGTGTTGGCCCTGATGCGGGTTTTTGCTATACCAATTTTTGTTTTGGCAGAATCAGAAGGAGTAACCTATCAAATTCGCTATAAATTTACTACGAAGGTTGAAGATATGGTGGCCTAA
- a CDS encoding IS701 family transposase, with amino-acid sequence MLNSFYQKSSLLTTLHAYFFDLKAAGLSKPMGLNYFWLCLALLVIGDRHSIRHLFEQFLGRVTKHSLNTFYRALAVIGDHLPQLEVRNLTYLLTLIPTTCQDLPLLLVLDDTVQPKFGHKFTGVKYLFDHAAHTGKRLVNAHDFVTLGLMIPTQRDQDDQPVYTFLPLATHLYQAEQATKYQQAAQMIKTTLKSIASDQQVFLLCDSWYPKAEINQLVMTQPNLAMIANVRKDTAMFGLPKRTGKRGRPRKYGDQIHLGNIALNLCSAGDQIGIVRCLTRLMPQPVYMIRVQRKTTCRLFMATSAPEELAAITTETLAVDPTQLTYRTPETSAPAPALRALAYYQKRWAIETYFYEMKTFWHFGDYAVRSVAKIEADHHLLNTAYTLMIVLPLTQPRLAFLATKSLRERKLWLSRQIQAALFLASLARQVQRRLKTTPAKVVIQWLASCWSGVSEKL; translated from the coding sequence GTGTTGAACTCATTTTATCAAAAATCATCACTTTTAACCACCCTCCACGCCTATTTTTTTGATTTAAAAGCGGCTGGCTTGTCTAAGCCAATGGGCCTTAACTATTTTTGGTTGTGTCTAGCGTTGTTAGTGATCGGTGACCGCCACTCGATCCGCCACTTATTTGAACAATTTCTGGGCCGGGTGACGAAGCATTCTTTGAACACGTTTTATCGGGCTTTGGCAGTGATCGGTGACCACTTGCCACAGTTAGAAGTGCGCAACTTGACGTATTTACTGACCTTGATTCCCACTACTTGTCAGGACTTGCCCTTATTATTGGTTCTGGATGACACGGTCCAACCCAAGTTCGGCCACAAATTTACCGGCGTCAAATATCTATTCGATCACGCCGCACATACGGGTAAGCGGCTCGTCAATGCCCATGATTTCGTTACTTTAGGTCTGATGATCCCAACACAGCGGGACCAAGATGACCAGCCAGTTTATACGTTCTTGCCGTTAGCCACGCACCTTTATCAGGCGGAACAGGCGACCAAATACCAGCAAGCGGCGCAAATGATCAAGACGACTTTGAAATCGATCGCCAGCGACCAACAAGTGTTCCTACTGTGTGACAGTTGGTATCCCAAAGCTGAGATCAACCAACTGGTCATGACGCAACCTAATCTAGCTATGATCGCCAATGTGCGTAAAGATACCGCCATGTTTGGCTTACCCAAACGCACCGGTAAGCGCGGTCGGCCGCGGAAATATGGTGACCAGATCCATTTGGGAAATATTGCATTAAATCTTTGTTCGGCCGGAGATCAGATCGGTATAGTGCGGTGTCTGACACGCTTGATGCCCCAGCCAGTTTACATGATCCGCGTACAACGCAAGACGACTTGTCGTCTGTTCATGGCGACGAGCGCGCCCGAAGAATTAGCGGCGATCACAACCGAAACCCTAGCCGTTGATCCGACCCAGCTCACCTATCGGACGCCGGAGACCAGCGCCCCTGCGCCAGCGCTACGAGCGTTGGCCTACTATCAAAAACGTTGGGCGATCGAGACCTATTTTTATGAAATGAAAACATTCTGGCACTTCGGTGATTACGCCGTGCGTTCAGTAGCCAAGATCGAAGCCGATCATCATTTATTGAATACGGCGTACACCTTGATGATCGTTTTACCATTGACCCAGCCTAGACTAGCTTTTTTGGCAACCAAAAGTTTGCGCGAACGCAAACTCTGGTTAAGTCGGCAAATTCAAGCGGCGCTGTTTTTGGCTAGTTTAGCGCGGCAAGTGCAAAGGCGGTTAAAAACAACACCGGCCAAAGTGGTGATTCAGTGGTTGGCTTCTTGTTGGTCGGGGGTCAGTGAAAAGCTGTAA
- a CDS encoding IS3 family transposase has product MSRKGNCHDNAPVESFFHIYKTECLSGLPPCQDLEELSHISKDYIDWFNHHRISTKTKGMSPCEYREHTLAA; this is encoded by the coding sequence ATGTCTAGGAAGGGCAATTGTCATGACAATGCGCCCGTTGAAAGCTTCTTCCACATTTACAAGACAGAATGTTTGAGTGGACTTCCACCATGCCAAGATCTTGAGGAACTAAGTCATATTTCAAAAGACTATATTGATTGGTTTAATCATCATCGAATTTCTACGAAAACAAAAGGTATGTCCCCTTGTGAATACCGAGAACATACCTTAGCTGCGTAA
- a CDS encoding recombinase family protein, producing MAKIGYARVSSKEQHLDRQLAALKDVDKLFTDKLSGANTNRPELQKMLTYIREGDIVMVTELDRLGRNNHDLTKIMNSIQNKGATLDVLNLPSMTGIADPNLRQLMTNLIIELYKYQAESERKRIIERQQQGIALAKQQGKYHGRKPQYTQDDPRLQHAFKLYQAGMSDVDVARNTGIKRTTFIRYRKKFNVKVDCKINPNAVRTKKISFL from the coding sequence ATGGCTAAAATCGGTTATGCGCGTGTGAGTTCCAAGGAGCAACATTTAGATCGACAGTTAGCGGCTTTAAAAGACGTTGATAAATTATTTACGGATAAATTAAGTGGGGCTAACACTAATCGGCCAGAACTGCAAAAAATGCTGACCTATATTCGTGAGGGTGATATTGTAATGGTCACTGAATTAGATCGCTTAGGCAGAAACAACCATGATTTGACTAAGATCATGAACTCCATTCAAAATAAGGGTGCCACCCTAGATGTGTTGAATTTACCGTCCATGACAGGGATTGCTGACCCAAATTTACGTCAACTGATGACCAACTTGATTATTGAACTCTATAAGTATCAGGCCGAAAGTGAACGTAAGCGAATCATTGAGCGCCAGCAGCAAGGGATTGCCTTAGCTAAGCAGCAGGGTAAATATCATGGGCGCAAACCCCAATACACCCAAGACGATCCCCGCTTGCAACATGCTTTTAAACTTTATCAGGCAGGCATGAGTGATGTCGATGTTGCCCGTAATACAGGAATTAAACGGACAACCTTTATAAGGTATCGAAAGAAATTTAATGTTAAGGTAGATTGTAAAATTAATCCGAACGCTGTTCGGACAAAAAAGATCAGCTTCCTTTAA
- a CDS encoding transposase, producing the protein MFTCQLVTTKNSNKNLYKQGESAAQLAREYGIGYSTVHKWIQGQAKTQSGKSPDEIKAMEKRLASLSEENEILKKALGFLAQK; encoded by the coding sequence ATTTTTACATGCCAACTCGTTACGACAAAGAATTCAAACAAAAACCTATATAAGCAAGGCGAATCAGCTGCCCAACTGGCCAGAGAATATGGCATTGGCTATTCAACAGTTCATAAGTGGATCCAGGGCCAGGCCAAAACTCAATCCGGTAAATCGCCAGACGAAATCAAAGCGATGGAAAAGCGACTGGCTTCGCTGTCTGAGGAGAACGAAATCCTAAAAAAAGCCCTGGGCTTCCTTGCGCAGAAGTAA
- a CDS encoding DDE-type integrase/transposase/recombinase: protein MLTPLLTYLVQIIKFQRALIIFLLAQLIDIFDHSRLPSTDKPTYKRFNQFQVDDKLPILAADIGPESLNYEQLIIDYMTKTGKDLKPIRRRQGTVITFQNQRCPRCNAPSDYLYANNGKGNQLKCKICAFSFQNGDAQKKKAVVLRCPYCQHRLEAHHHRSNFDVLRCPNDQCSFRLKQIKQLSVAEAKQFKEQPSSFKVRYTFRNFKFDLKGLAASSPVQAKVDLSKIQASPEVLGLVLTYHINYGLSARRTAAIMYDVHGVKISHQTIHNYEEAVATVIRPFWANYPYELSNQLVGDETYVKVKGKWNYIFYFYDAVKKLILADYITPNRTTESAVVAINQVLQKMSERPADLQFVVDANPIYQVAQLYFAQQGINFKIKQVVGLTNKDPISKEYRFLKQTIERLNRSFKGNYRSATGFNSPTGSASYTALYSAAYNFLRPHEALDYKVPVHLPELDNKPRMYDKWLALIDLAQSQLPTA from the coding sequence GTGCTTACACCATTATTAACTTATTTAGTCCAAATAATCAAGTTCCAACGTGCATTGATCATCTTTTTGTTGGCCCAGCTGATTGATATTTTTGACCATTCGCGCTTGCCCAGCACCGATAAACCAACCTATAAACGCTTTAATCAATTTCAAGTTGACGATAAATTACCAATTTTAGCAGCCGATATTGGTCCAGAATCACTTAATTATGAGCAACTGATCATTGACTACATGACCAAAACCGGCAAAGATCTAAAACCAATTCGGCGCCGACAAGGCACCGTGATCACGTTCCAGAACCAACGTTGCCCACGCTGTAATGCCCCAAGCGACTATCTATACGCTAATAACGGTAAAGGTAATCAGCTTAAGTGTAAGATCTGCGCTTTTAGCTTCCAAAATGGTGATGCGCAGAAGAAGAAAGCGGTGGTACTTCGTTGCCCATACTGCCAACATCGATTGGAAGCTCATCACCACCGTAGTAACTTCGATGTGTTACGTTGTCCTAATGACCAATGTTCATTTCGTTTAAAACAAATCAAGCAGTTATCCGTAGCTGAAGCCAAACAATTCAAGGAACAGCCATCTAGCTTCAAAGTACGCTACACTTTCCGTAACTTTAAATTCGATCTCAAAGGCTTAGCGGCTAGTTCGCCAGTTCAAGCCAAGGTCGATTTGAGTAAGATCCAAGCCAGCCCTGAGGTTTTAGGGCTTGTCCTGACCTATCACATTAACTATGGCCTGTCGGCCCGTCGTACCGCAGCCATCATGTACGACGTTCACGGCGTTAAGATCTCCCACCAAACCATTCACAACTACGAAGAGGCGGTAGCGACCGTTATTCGACCATTCTGGGCTAACTATCCTTACGAACTTTCCAACCAATTAGTTGGTGATGAGACTTACGTCAAGGTCAAAGGTAAGTGGAACTATATCTTTTACTTTTACGACGCGGTTAAAAAGCTAATTCTAGCCGACTATATAACGCCCAACCGCACAACTGAATCAGCGGTCGTTGCCATCAATCAAGTCCTACAGAAGATGTCCGAACGTCCAGCCGACCTACAGTTCGTAGTCGACGCCAATCCCATTTATCAAGTAGCACAACTTTATTTTGCTCAACAAGGGATCAATTTTAAAATCAAGCAAGTAGTAGGGTTGACCAACAAAGATCCAATCAGTAAAGAGTATCGTTTCTTGAAACAAACAATTGAGCGTTTAAACCGTAGTTTTAAGGGCAATTATCGGTCGGCCACTGGTTTTAACTCACCAACCGGTTCAGCCAGTTATACCGCCTTATATTCAGCGGCTTATAACTTTTTACGCCCGCACGAAGCGCTAGATTATAAGGTGCCGGTACACCTACCAGAGCTGGACAATAAACCGCGCATGTACGATAAATGGTTGGCCTTGATTGATCTAGCACAAAGCCAATTACCAACTGCATAA
- a CDS encoding IS3 family transposase, which yields MHQESHHHQVTKMCRILGVSRAQYYRYRSPKPSKRRAEDAGLKQRILRIFAEFKQRYGVMKIHHELNLELQPLQLRCSPRRISRLMKELDIHSVTVNKWKAASASKTKVEQRPNLLKQDFSTTGLNQKWTADMTYIQTKRNGWCYLSTIMDLHSRRIIGYSFSKKMATDLVLKTLESAVKNRTITGDLIIHTDLGSQYTSDDYNQRLTELHIRHSYSRKGCPYDNAPMESFHASLKKECVYPVPVFEDYETAAAVLFE from the coding sequence ATTCACCAAGAAAGCCATCACCACCAGGTAACCAAGATGTGCCGAATCCTCGGTGTTTCCAGAGCTCAGTATTATCGTTATCGATCCCCCAAACCTTCAAAACGCCGGGCCGAAGATGCGGGCTTGAAACAACGGATTCTGCGGATCTTTGCGGAATTTAAGCAGCGATACGGTGTTATGAAGATCCACCATGAATTGAATCTGGAACTTCAACCACTGCAGCTTCGGTGCAGTCCACGACGGATTTCCCGGCTCATGAAGGAACTGGATATCCACTCCGTTACCGTCAATAAGTGGAAAGCGGCTTCGGCTTCCAAAACCAAGGTTGAACAGCGTCCCAACTTGCTTAAGCAGGATTTCTCGACCACTGGTTTAAATCAAAAATGGACCGCTGATATGACCTATATTCAAACGAAGCGTAATGGCTGGTGTTACTTATCAACCATCATGGACCTGCACTCACGACGGATTATCGGCTATTCGTTCTCAAAAAAGATGGCTACTGATTTAGTCTTAAAGACCCTTGAAAGCGCGGTTAAAAATCGAACCATTACTGGGGACCTGATTATCCATACGGATTTAGGATCACAGTATACCAGCGATGATTACAATCAACGTTTAACTGAGCTACATATCCGCCACTCATACAGCCGTAAGGGTTGTCCGTATGATAATGCGCCAATGGAATCCTTTCACGCTTCCCTCAAAAAGGAATGTGTTTATCCAGTGCCGGTCTTTGAAGATTATGAAACTGCCGCTGCCGTCCTTTTTGAATAG
- a CDS encoding helix-turn-helix domain-containing protein: MVKYNPELKAQVVGQFLNDKMSVVELAQKYRVSKRQIWYWIQRYRLGGIETLKRKANKRKFSTDFKLSVIDYYQTHDESLAAVATKYDILACQISVWRTGFNRDGIEALRSHQKGRPAKMKRKKKLTSSPEKQSEVERLRAELMQKNKALYETRLENDILKKSMALFGPSKDDVKHK, encoded by the coding sequence ATGGTCAAATATAATCCCGAGTTAAAAGCACAAGTCGTTGGTCAATTTCTTAATGACAAGATGAGCGTTGTTGAACTTGCTCAGAAGTACCGTGTATCTAAACGTCAGATTTGGTATTGGATTCAGCGGTATCGCTTAGGCGGCATCGAAACGCTAAAGCGAAAGGCCAATAAGCGAAAGTTTTCTACTGATTTCAAACTAAGTGTGATAGACTACTACCAAACTCATGATGAGTCTTTAGCTGCTGTCGCCACAAAGTATGATATTTTAGCCTGCCAAATTAGTGTTTGGCGAACTGGATTTAATCGTGATGGCATTGAAGCTTTACGGTCTCATCAAAAAGGTAGGCCTGCCAAAATGAAACGGAAGAAGAAGCTAACATCATCTCCAGAAAAACAAAGCGAAGTTGAACGACTGCGTGCAGAGCTCATGCAAAAAAATAAAGCGTTATACGAAACAAGGTTAGAGAATGATATTCTAAAAAAATCAATGGCTCTGTTCGGACCTTCAAAGGACGACGTAAAACACAAATAG